In a genomic window of Terriglobales bacterium:
- a CDS encoding TolC family protein — MRALPIAFLCLTFVVQSAAEPLSFRRAIELALQHGGATAMADAEQVRAQQAYLELRNLYLPQVIVGSGLGYTDGFPLSLEGSAPSIFNINTQSYLLNLANQDFMRAAKTEWNATETQKQDARDQVVLEASLVYIQLDQLTSSIQVLRQQAQASARAEDITGQRVHEGVDSEVELTRARLNSARARLRAAEMQGAADVLRLRLAQLTGLPPDSIETMPESIPDLPAPSQDQDLAAKAASLSPAVKLAEQQARAKQYRASGEHKQLLPTIDLAGQFAVLARFNNYDQFFLRFQRNNVTAGVEIRFPIFNFSQRAHAGAADAEAIKARRQADAVRHQVSTETLRLQRSIQQLAAARDVAKLEHQLALSDIDAIQARVEAGAATLRDQENARATEHDKYVAYLDVSFGLQRAELQLLRATGELQGWAMAAK, encoded by the coding sequence ATGAGAGCTCTTCCGATCGCATTCTTGTGCCTGACTTTCGTTGTCCAGTCCGCGGCCGAGCCGCTTTCCTTCCGCCGCGCCATCGAGCTTGCCCTGCAGCACGGCGGAGCCACTGCCATGGCCGACGCGGAACAGGTCCGGGCGCAACAGGCCTATCTCGAACTGCGCAATCTCTACCTGCCCCAGGTGATCGTCGGCTCGGGCCTGGGCTACACCGACGGATTCCCCCTCAGCCTGGAAGGCTCCGCCCCCTCCATCTTCAACATCAACACCCAGTCCTACCTGCTCAATCTGGCCAACCAGGATTTCATGCGCGCCGCCAAGACCGAGTGGAATGCCACCGAGACGCAGAAGCAGGATGCCCGCGACCAGGTGGTGCTGGAGGCTTCGCTGGTCTATATCCAGCTCGACCAGCTCACCAGCTCCATCCAGGTGCTGCGCCAGCAGGCGCAGGCCTCGGCCCGCGCCGAGGACATCACCGGTCAGCGCGTACACGAAGGGGTGGATAGCGAGGTGGAGCTGACCCGGGCGCGCCTGAACAGCGCGCGGGCGCGGCTGCGCGCCGCCGAGATGCAGGGCGCCGCCGATGTCCTGCGCCTCCGCCTGGCGCAGTTGACCGGCCTGCCTCCGGACTCCATCGAAACCATGCCCGAATCCATCCCCGACCTGCCCGCGCCTTCCCAGGACCAGGACCTGGCGGCCAAGGCCGCCAGCCTGAGTCCCGCCGTGAAGCTGGCCGAGCAGCAGGCGCGGGCCAAGCAATACCGGGCCAGCGGCGAGCACAAGCAACTTCTGCCGACCATCGATCTGGCGGGCCAGTTCGCCGTGCTGGCGCGCTTCAACAACTACGACCAGTTCTTCCTCCGCTTCCAGCGCAACAATGTGACCGCCGGGGTCGAGATCCGCTTCCCCATCTTCAATTTCTCGCAGCGCGCCCACGCCGGAGCCGCCGATGCCGAGGCCATCAAGGCGCGGCGCCAGGCGGATGCGGTGCGGCACCAGGTCTCGACCGAGACCCTGCGGCTGCAGCGCTCCATCCAGCAACTGGCCGCCGCGCGCGATGTCGCCAAGCTGGAGCACCAGCTGGCCCTTTCCGATATCGATGCCATCCAGGCCAGGGTCGAGGCCGGCGCCGCCACCCTGCGCGACCAGGAGAATGCCCGCGCCACCGAGCACGACAAGTACGTGGCTTACCTCGACGTCTCCTTCGGTCTGCAAAGGGCAGAACTGCAGCTCCTCCGGGCCACCGGGGAGCTCCAGGGCTGGGCGATGGCGGCCAAGTGA